A genomic segment from Polyangium mundeleinium encodes:
- a CDS encoding class I SAM-dependent methyltransferase, translated as MGSSQADVEVSYDVSNEFFRLWLDERMNYTCAVFESPDQSLEAAQLNKLRILSEYAKAGPGKSVLDIGCGWGACVEYLATTRKVDRAVGITLSRAMAAEVNERNIPGVECVAADFMQWETAEQFDGLVSICMIDHLCSLDEARQGKAVDIYRRYFEKCWRLTKPGSSFGFQAILRNRTPKMRPWGGLAADTRKDLEDFSFSSKEIFPNGLNPRLDELIQAINPWWEVKTLHTRREHYQRTTAEWLRRLRLNETTIRAKWGDKVFEDYDRYLSTCVRAFDIHYSSLVQMELQRIG; from the coding sequence ATGGGATCCAGCCAAGCGGACGTCGAAGTCAGCTACGACGTCTCCAACGAGTTCTTCCGCCTTTGGCTCGACGAGCGCATGAACTACACGTGCGCGGTCTTCGAGTCGCCCGATCAATCGCTCGAGGCCGCGCAGCTCAACAAGCTGCGGATCCTCAGCGAGTACGCGAAAGCCGGCCCGGGCAAATCCGTGCTCGACATCGGCTGTGGCTGGGGCGCGTGTGTCGAGTACCTCGCGACCACGCGCAAGGTCGACCGGGCCGTGGGAATCACGCTCTCCCGCGCGATGGCCGCGGAGGTCAATGAGCGAAACATCCCGGGCGTGGAGTGTGTCGCGGCCGATTTCATGCAATGGGAGACGGCCGAGCAATTCGACGGCCTCGTCTCGATCTGCATGATCGACCATCTCTGCTCGCTCGACGAGGCGCGGCAGGGCAAGGCCGTCGACATCTACCGGCGGTATTTCGAGAAATGCTGGCGCCTCACGAAGCCGGGCTCGTCGTTCGGCTTCCAGGCGATTTTGCGCAACCGCACGCCGAAGATGCGGCCCTGGGGCGGGCTCGCCGCCGATACGCGGAAGGACCTCGAAGATTTCTCGTTCTCGTCGAAGGAGATCTTCCCGAACGGCCTGAACCCGCGGCTCGACGAGCTCATCCAGGCCATCAATCCCTGGTGGGAGGTCAAGACGCTCCACACGCGGCGCGAGCATTACCAGCGCACGACGGCGGAGTGGCTCCGGCGCCTCCGCCTGAACGAGACGACGATCCGGGCAAAGTGGGGCGACAAGGTCTTCGAGGATTACGACCGGTACCTCTCCACCTGCGTCCGCGCATTCGACATCCACTACAGCTCCCTCGTCCAGATGGAGCTCCAGAGGATTGGCTGA
- a CDS encoding beta-ketoacyl-[acyl-carrier-protein] synthase family protein, translating into MPRRVVVTGMGVVSPVGVDVPTFWESLLAGRSGVSYIREFPTDKLRSDIAASVSDFDVSRYMSPKEAEVYGRVTHFSLGAAVEAVLMAGLDKESGAARSRVGCLMSTGMGSVDIFEEQIARSNERGPRAVSPYFVPGVMPNGAAALISMRYGFMGPSYSLASACATGTHSIATSALLIEAGEADVMIAGGAEAATRMNTVAGFGNARALSKAFEGDPTRASRPFDKRRQGFVMGEGAGVLVLEEEEHAKRRGAKALAVVGGFGMTTDAEHLTRPHPEGLGLALALERAIQRAGIGPEAIDYINPHATSTPQGDLAEILAFRRVFGERLSQIPISATKSMIGHLLGGAGAAETIAVVCSLRDQVLHPSINVDELDPELGALDVVRDRRAAPVGWAAKCSAGFGGHNCALVLGKA; encoded by the coding sequence ATGCCCCGCCGCGTCGTCGTGACCGGAATGGGCGTCGTGAGCCCCGTGGGCGTCGACGTCCCGACCTTCTGGGAGAGCCTGCTCGCCGGGCGCTCGGGCGTCTCGTACATCCGCGAGTTCCCCACCGACAAACTCCGCAGCGACATCGCCGCGAGCGTGAGCGATTTCGACGTTTCGCGGTACATGTCCCCGAAAGAGGCCGAGGTCTACGGCCGCGTGACGCATTTCAGCCTCGGCGCGGCCGTCGAGGCTGTGCTCATGGCCGGGCTCGACAAGGAGTCTGGCGCCGCGCGATCACGCGTCGGCTGCCTGATGTCGACCGGCATGGGATCGGTCGACATCTTCGAGGAGCAGATCGCTCGAAGCAATGAGCGCGGCCCGCGTGCGGTGTCACCGTATTTCGTGCCGGGCGTCATGCCAAACGGCGCGGCCGCGCTCATTTCGATGCGTTATGGCTTCATGGGCCCGTCCTACAGCCTGGCGAGCGCCTGCGCGACGGGCACGCATTCGATCGCGACGAGCGCGCTCCTCATCGAGGCGGGCGAGGCCGACGTGATGATCGCGGGCGGCGCGGAAGCAGCGACGCGAATGAACACCGTGGCGGGCTTCGGCAATGCGCGCGCACTCTCGAAGGCGTTCGAGGGAGATCCGACCCGCGCGAGCCGGCCGTTCGACAAGCGGCGCCAGGGGTTCGTCATGGGCGAGGGCGCGGGCGTGCTCGTGCTCGAAGAGGAAGAACACGCGAAGCGGCGCGGGGCGAAGGCGCTCGCGGTCGTCGGCGGTTTTGGCATGACGACCGACGCCGAGCACCTCACGCGCCCGCACCCCGAAGGCCTCGGACTCGCGCTTGCGCTGGAACGCGCGATCCAGCGGGCCGGCATCGGCCCCGAGGCGATCGATTACATCAACCCGCACGCGACCTCGACGCCGCAGGGCGACCTGGCCGAGATCCTCGCGTTCCGCCGCGTCTTCGGCGAGCGGCTCTCGCAGATCCCGATCTCGGCGACGAAGTCGATGATCGGCCACCTGCTCGGCGGCGCCGGTGCGGCCGAGACGATCGCGGTCGTGTGTTCGCTGCGGGATCAAGTGCTGCACCCGTCGATCAACGTCGACGAGCTCGATCCAGAGCTCGGCGCGCTCGACGTCGTGCGGGACCGAAGGGCCGCACCCGTCGGCTGGGCGGCGAAGTGCTCGGCCGGCTTCGGCGGGCACAACTGCGCGCTCGTGCTCGGCAAAGCTTAA
- the rpmH gene encoding 50S ribosomal protein L34 — MKRTFQPHNTRRARTHGFRARMATSGGRKVINNRRRKGRARLATSIYKK; from the coding sequence ATGAAGCGCACGTTCCAGCCCCACAACACCCGCCGCGCGCGTACCCATGGCTTCCGGGCGCGCATGGCCACGAGCGGTGGCCGCAAGGTCATCAACAACCGCCGGCGTAAGGGCCGCGCGCGCCTCGCCACGTCGATCTACAAGAAGTGA
- the yidD gene encoding membrane protein insertion efficiency factor YidD produces MLAKLLLLLIRVYQLTLSKVLLALFGPVCRFEPSCSRYAAACIAGHGALRGSLLSVKRLCKCHPFHPGGYDPPPPPRIGRSRTEEPARHGPDQRVGSTNLSSHDDARVSPWSSGAVHEAG; encoded by the coding sequence ATGCTGGCCAAGCTCCTCCTCCTGTTGATCCGCGTCTACCAGCTGACGCTCTCGAAGGTGCTGCTCGCGCTCTTCGGCCCCGTCTGTCGGTTCGAACCCTCCTGCTCGCGGTACGCCGCCGCGTGCATCGCGGGTCATGGGGCGCTGCGCGGGAGCTTGCTTTCAGTGAAGCGCCTGTGTAAGTGCCACCCGTTCCATCCGGGCGGCTACGATCCTCCGCCGCCTCCACGGATCGGCCGCTCGCGTACGGAAGAGCCCGCGCGGCACGGCCCGGATCAAAGGGTGGGAAGTACGAACCTTTCTTCCCACGACGACGCTCGAGTTTCGCCGTGGAGCAGTGGCGCGGTCCATGAGGCTGGTTAG
- a CDS encoding PEGA domain-containing protein codes for MMKYASALVLALVVPGVALAAEATRPEPAPKPDASRANGFVTVACNPGCEGVFLNGRSLGPSPIVRAELPPGTHKLTLRRKGYEEKKVEVVVKAGETALLNVQLSQQAAPPAEPPPDIAARVAAKMIKADGFLSLVCDPACDQVIVDGKRRLGPAPHTNVSLPPGKHEITIQRKGAPDKVITVNLVPGQTTAFKVAMQTEAERTIPAKAPAPPQPRR; via the coding sequence ATGATGAAGTACGCCTCCGCCCTGGTGCTCGCCCTCGTCGTCCCCGGCGTCGCGCTCGCTGCCGAGGCGACGCGTCCCGAGCCGGCCCCGAAGCCCGACGCCTCGCGAGCGAACGGCTTCGTCACCGTCGCTTGCAACCCGGGCTGCGAGGGCGTCTTCCTCAACGGCCGCTCGCTCGGCCCTTCTCCGATCGTGCGTGCTGAGCTCCCGCCGGGGACGCACAAGCTCACGCTGCGCCGCAAGGGGTACGAGGAGAAGAAGGTCGAGGTCGTCGTGAAGGCGGGCGAGACGGCGCTCCTCAACGTACAACTCTCGCAGCAAGCGGCGCCGCCGGCCGAGCCTCCGCCGGACATCGCGGCGCGTGTCGCGGCGAAGATGATCAAGGCCGACGGGTTTCTCTCGCTCGTCTGCGATCCGGCCTGTGATCAGGTGATCGTCGACGGCAAGCGCAGGCTCGGCCCCGCGCCGCACACGAACGTGTCGCTCCCCCCGGGCAAACACGAGATCACGATCCAGCGCAAAGGTGCGCCCGACAAGGTGATCACCGTGAACCTGGTCCCCGGACAAACCACGGCGTTCAAGGTCGCGATGCAGACCGAGGCGGAGCGCACCATCCCCGCCAAGGCGCCCGCCCCGCCGCAGCCGCGGCGCTGA
- a CDS encoding Jag family protein has translation MNAEGTRHDDDERDERAAEAKAPFEEDGRADQALDFVIDTLAAMGMDCTVDLLENEPEDPPEEIRLEIEGRDAGRIIGKKGQTLAALQFLANRVINRPGKQRRHVIIDAEGYRARREETLTSMARRLGKQAVEEGKIITFEPMNPQDRRVVHLALAKFPGVVTKSDGEGDARRVQIIPVRR, from the coding sequence GTGAACGCCGAAGGCACCCGGCACGACGACGACGAGCGCGACGAGCGCGCCGCCGAGGCGAAAGCCCCGTTCGAGGAGGATGGTCGCGCCGATCAAGCGCTCGACTTCGTCATCGATACGCTCGCCGCGATGGGCATGGACTGCACCGTGGACCTGCTCGAGAACGAGCCGGAAGATCCGCCCGAGGAGATCCGGCTGGAGATCGAGGGCAGGGACGCCGGCCGCATCATCGGCAAGAAGGGCCAGACGCTCGCCGCGCTGCAGTTCCTCGCCAACCGCGTGATCAACCGGCCTGGCAAGCAGCGTCGCCACGTGATCATCGACGCCGAGGGCTACCGCGCGCGCCGCGAGGAGACGCTCACCTCGATGGCCCGTCGCCTCGGCAAGCAGGCCGTCGAGGAGGGGAAGATCATCACGTTCGAGCCGATGAACCCGCAGGATCGCCGCGTCGTGCACCTCGCGCTCGCGAAGTTCCCCGGCGTCGTCACGAAGAGCGACGGCGAAGGCGACGCGCGCCGCGTGCAGATCATCCCCGTTCGCCGTTGA
- the yidC gene encoding membrane protein insertase YidC has translation MERGKIVQWVLIGIAAILFWQFGGSLFGKGNEDVQPNTFYDADRLPDDKRQPEQICTINGPRFEAELSSRGGSLRHLRLTDEGKYSKAGKPIDLVTTSQEWRQPLRTDLRLPGVAKQQTPYDNLDWTLAAQDGKSCTFVYEDASSKLTKVVRETGKPFELEMTLEVKNLSAEPLKHRLTVDQTSWRTTEETKGSLGRISEHMTDVVAATTEKVDRLHADAFEPKDFKDKEFTNELWRRSPGAAKWVAVSSVYFTKAAIPVEGPAAFAETQIEEDWNRAKYNAADREKDKDTHGHVYRARLAYPEVELAPQATQTYKVLSFTGPKEREVLAAAGPGITEVIDLGTFSPIAKVLVGYLKILHKAVGSWGWAIALLTITVRMLLFPLSISQIKSSAAMRRLKPEMDELNARYKDDPAQRGLALQELWRKHGVTNPVLGCIPVLLQMPVWFALYQALQTAVELYHVPFLSARIIPDLSDKGAYFVIPVILGASSFFQQKLMPPQGDPMQQKMMQYMLPGIFVVMMLYLPAGLGVYMLTNTWLGIAQQVAVERYLSRKTQGPAGIEVREKPAKSSGDETKSAPALGKGKARVRG, from the coding sequence ATGGAACGCGGCAAAATCGTTCAGTGGGTGCTCATCGGCATCGCTGCCATCCTGTTCTGGCAGTTCGGCGGCAGCCTGTTCGGCAAGGGCAACGAAGACGTCCAGCCGAACACGTTTTACGACGCCGATCGGCTGCCGGACGACAAGAGGCAGCCGGAGCAGATTTGCACGATCAACGGTCCGCGCTTCGAGGCGGAGCTGTCTTCGCGTGGCGGCTCGCTGCGCCACCTTCGGCTCACCGATGAAGGCAAGTACTCGAAGGCCGGCAAGCCGATCGATCTCGTCACGACCTCGCAGGAGTGGCGCCAGCCGTTGCGCACGGACCTGCGTTTGCCCGGGGTCGCGAAGCAGCAGACGCCCTACGACAACCTCGACTGGACGCTCGCAGCGCAGGACGGCAAGTCGTGCACGTTCGTCTACGAGGACGCGTCCTCGAAGCTCACGAAGGTTGTGCGCGAGACGGGCAAACCTTTCGAACTCGAAATGACGCTCGAGGTGAAGAACCTCTCCGCCGAGCCGCTCAAGCACAGGCTCACGGTGGACCAGACCTCGTGGCGCACGACCGAGGAGACCAAGGGCAGCCTCGGCCGCATCTCGGAGCACATGACGGACGTCGTCGCGGCGACGACGGAGAAGGTCGATCGCCTGCACGCCGACGCGTTCGAGCCGAAGGACTTCAAGGACAAGGAGTTCACGAACGAGCTCTGGCGCCGCAGCCCCGGCGCCGCGAAGTGGGTCGCCGTCAGCAGCGTCTACTTCACGAAGGCCGCGATCCCGGTCGAAGGCCCCGCGGCGTTTGCCGAGACGCAGATCGAAGAGGACTGGAACCGCGCCAAGTACAACGCGGCGGATCGCGAGAAGGACAAGGACACGCACGGTCACGTCTACCGCGCGCGCCTCGCGTACCCCGAGGTCGAGCTCGCGCCGCAGGCGACGCAGACGTACAAGGTCCTGAGCTTCACGGGCCCGAAGGAGCGCGAGGTGCTCGCGGCTGCCGGCCCCGGCATCACCGAGGTGATCGATCTCGGCACGTTCTCGCCGATCGCGAAGGTCCTCGTCGGCTACCTGAAGATCCTCCACAAGGCCGTGGGGAGCTGGGGATGGGCGATCGCGCTGCTCACGATCACCGTGCGCATGCTGCTCTTCCCGCTCAGCATCTCGCAGATCAAGAGCAGCGCGGCGATGCGCCGCCTCAAGCCGGAGATGGACGAGCTCAACGCTCGTTACAAGGACGACCCCGCGCAGCGCGGCCTCGCGCTCCAGGAGCTCTGGCGCAAGCACGGCGTGACGAACCCGGTGCTCGGCTGCATCCCGGTGCTGCTCCAGATGCCCGTGTGGTTTGCGCTCTACCAGGCCTTACAGACGGCGGTCGAACTCTACCACGTGCCCTTCCTGTCGGCCCGGATCATCCCGGATCTCTCGGACAAGGGCGCCTACTTCGTCATCCCCGTGATCCTCGGCGCGTCGAGCTTCTTCCAGCAGAAGCTCATGCCACCGCAGGGCGACCCGATGCAGCAGAAGATGATGCAGTACATGCTGCCGGGCATCTTCGTGGTGATGATGCTCTACCTGCCCGCAGGCCTCGGCGTGTACATGCTGACCAACACGTGGCTCGGCATCGCCCAGCAGGTCGCGGTCGAGCGCTACCTGAGCCGCAAGACGCAGGGCCCCGCCGGCATCGAGGTGCGCGAGAAGCCAGCGAAATCTTCGGGCGACGAAACCAAGTCGGCGCCTGCTCTTGGAAAGGGAAAGGCACGTGTCCGTGGATAA
- the rnpA gene encoding ribonuclease P protein component: MGEPRPRQTFTRAQRLRRRPDFLRVQEGGARVTTRHLLILIAPRPDDTTTRLGVVASRKVGCAVQRNRAKRLLRDVFRRNVASFPRGVDVVVIVRPGVDELACGELEAEIQAVLPLVHKRASGKPNPNAQVDPRNRSDDGRKGGP; the protein is encoded by the coding sequence GTGGGCGAACCACGCCCTCGACAGACATTCACGCGAGCCCAGCGGTTACGGCGCCGCCCTGATTTCCTGCGCGTTCAGGAGGGCGGCGCTCGGGTCACGACGCGTCACCTCCTGATCCTGATCGCACCCCGCCCCGACGACACGACCACACGCCTCGGCGTGGTGGCGTCGCGGAAGGTGGGGTGCGCTGTGCAGCGCAACCGGGCCAAGCGTCTGCTCCGTGATGTCTTTCGCCGGAACGTGGCGTCGTTTCCGCGTGGCGTCGACGTCGTGGTGATCGTGCGTCCGGGCGTGGACGAGCTCGCCTGCGGAGAGCTCGAAGCGGAGATTCAGGCTGTGCTGCCGCTCGTACACAAGCGAGCGAGCGGCAAGCCGAACCCGAACGCGCAGGTGGACCCGAGAAACCGCTCCGACGACGGGCGCAAAGGCGGCCCTTGA
- a CDS encoding OmpA family protein, which produces MAQVDHPRARPPAGDPAVEGTSDARAATPRRPSLLRRVASACSAAIAAAACLLAPAEADAQQSTMYLDRLFMGGAPEDAIGLWRPQFNPQTRFFGQLGMGFALNPFRIENHQDDPRKAGIFSQRSSAPVGPQLISYLDVGIEVLERFSFQANLPIILFQDGGTTYLAQVSGSNAVSMRTVAPMDLRLDGRVLLWRNPARSFKLGLEGAVWLPTGDNDSFGGDSSASGGFQLAAEYDLKSFFFVFNTGLQFRPSGGVNDFKSGSEWRWGIGGFLPLRGGALRLGAQIFGSTGITDATFFDVDNTPIEWMIEGRYAFDQKKRAWLGVGGGTRITPGYAPDFRAVATVGYAFPIKDTNPPSPGKRFKTGRYAEHGADTDKDGLPDDVDLCPTDPEDHKPPNTDDGCPQPPDRDGDGIPDNVDKCPDTPEDFDKVDDQDGCPEDDPDKDGISDAKDACPKEPGDANPDAEKNGCPTFIRRVTGSNEIQILKKVEFLTGKSTILQQSYPILDEVVRLLKVNPEIQHLAIEGHTDNRGSDDLNEKLSSDRANAVMEYLIKKGGIAAERLSAAGFGPRRPIADNNTANGRQTNRRVEFHIRDKAADVTPPSQ; this is translated from the coding sequence ATGGCCCAAGTCGACCATCCCCGAGCCCGACCGCCCGCCGGTGATCCCGCGGTGGAAGGCACCTCCGACGCGCGCGCGGCCACGCCCCGTCGCCCGTCCCTCCTGCGCCGCGTTGCCTCGGCTTGCTCGGCCGCGATCGCGGCTGCGGCCTGCCTCCTCGCGCCCGCCGAGGCCGACGCGCAGCAGTCGACGATGTACCTCGATCGCCTGTTCATGGGCGGCGCGCCCGAAGACGCGATCGGACTTTGGCGTCCGCAGTTCAACCCGCAGACGCGGTTCTTCGGCCAGCTCGGCATGGGCTTCGCGCTGAACCCGTTCCGCATCGAGAACCACCAGGACGATCCGCGGAAGGCCGGCATCTTCAGCCAGCGCAGCAGCGCGCCTGTTGGCCCGCAGCTCATCAGCTACCTCGACGTCGGCATCGAGGTCCTCGAGCGCTTCTCGTTCCAGGCGAACTTGCCGATCATCCTCTTCCAGGACGGCGGCACGACGTACCTCGCGCAGGTCTCGGGATCGAACGCCGTCAGCATGCGGACCGTGGCGCCCATGGATCTGCGCCTCGATGGTCGCGTGCTCCTTTGGCGGAACCCCGCGCGTAGCTTCAAGCTCGGCCTCGAAGGCGCGGTCTGGCTCCCGACGGGTGACAACGACTCGTTCGGCGGCGACTCGAGCGCGAGCGGCGGCTTCCAGCTCGCGGCCGAGTACGACCTCAAGAGCTTCTTCTTCGTCTTCAACACGGGCCTCCAGTTCCGGCCCTCGGGCGGCGTGAACGACTTCAAATCCGGCTCCGAGTGGCGCTGGGGCATCGGCGGCTTCCTGCCGCTGCGCGGCGGCGCGCTCCGCCTCGGCGCGCAGATCTTCGGCTCGACCGGCATCACCGACGCGACTTTCTTCGACGTCGACAACACGCCGATCGAGTGGATGATCGAGGGGCGTTACGCCTTCGATCAGAAGAAGCGCGCGTGGCTCGGCGTGGGCGGTGGCACGCGCATCACGCCTGGATATGCGCCGGATTTCCGCGCCGTCGCGACCGTCGGGTACGCGTTCCCGATCAAGGACACGAACCCGCCGTCGCCTGGAAAGCGCTTCAAGACGGGACGCTACGCCGAGCACGGCGCGGACACGGACAAGGACGGCTTGCCGGACGACGTCGATTTGTGCCCGACGGATCCCGAGGATCACAAGCCGCCGAACACGGACGACGGTTGCCCGCAGCCGCCGGATCGCGACGGCGACGGCATCCCCGACAACGTCGACAAGTGCCCCGACACGCCCGAGGATTTCGACAAGGTCGACGATCAGGACGGCTGCCCCGAGGACGATCCCGACAAGGACGGCATCAGCGACGCGAAGGACGCTTGCCCGAAGGAGCCCGGCGACGCGAACCCCGACGCGGAGAAGAACGGCTGCCCGACCTTCATCCGCAGGGTCACCGGCTCGAACGAGATCCAGATCCTGAAGAAGGTCGAGTTCCTCACGGGCAAGTCGACCATCTTGCAGCAGAGCTACCCGATCCTCGACGAGGTCGTGCGCCTGCTCAAGGTGAACCCCGAGATCCAGCACCTCGCGATCGAGGGCCACACGGACAACCGCGGCTCGGATGATCTCAACGAGAAGCTCTCGTCCGATCGCGCGAACGCCGTGATGGAGTACCTCATCAAGAAGGGCGGCATCGCCGCAGAGCGTCTGAGCGCCGCCGGCTTCGGCCCGCGCAGGCCCATCGCCGACAACAACACGGCCAACGGGCGGCAGACGAACCGGCGCGTCGAGTTCCACATCCGCGACAAGGCGGCGGATGTCACGCCCCCTAGTCAATAG
- a CDS encoding thioredoxin domain-containing protein yields MSAHENRLAKEKSPYLLQHARNPVDWYPWGAEALERAKREDKPILLSIGYAACHWCHVMERESFENDAIAARMNELFVNVKVDREERPDLDQVYQLVVQLMGRSGGWPLTVFLTPDQKPFFAGTYFPPADKYGVPGFPAILEAVADAYKRRRGEVLAQAGEITQEITRVGALPEGEGALGQDLLRKACRRLLARFDSHNGGFGARPKFPNTMSLDVLLLRGTLEGDAVSKESVELALDKMQKGGIWDHLRGGFHRYSTDARWLVPHFEKMLYDNALLLRLYVDGHRALGNPRFADTARALVAYLFAEMRDASGAFYATQDADSEGQEGKFFVWKLGDLRAAVGDDHEAYEVARVHFGITEEGNFEETGATVLSEVRSIERTAAIVDLAPDTAKSALERARTKMLAAREKRPRPTRDDKILASWNALLIGALAEAGRALDEPSWIGAAEVAFAAIEERLVRDGRVRRYYMPGENEAPEERRGFLDDQAYVGRAALDLYEATGNPRYVAVARAIADAMIKHHEDTREGGFFFAPDDGDALIARTKDVFDQAVPSGASMAAELCLRLGEITDERFAAHGRRQIEPIGPTAIDNPLGLGKAVAVLDRLVRGTVDVVLVGDPSGERAQAFAKAVFRRFLPHRNVVWVDPRRPETAEAVKVLAEGKGARGDDTVAYVCRNRTCSAPVSDVAALEALLDRG; encoded by the coding sequence ATGAGCGCCCACGAGAACAGGCTCGCGAAGGAGAAGTCGCCGTACCTCCTGCAGCACGCGCGAAACCCGGTCGACTGGTATCCGTGGGGCGCAGAGGCGCTCGAACGCGCGAAGCGGGAGGACAAACCCATCCTGCTCTCGATCGGCTACGCCGCCTGTCACTGGTGCCACGTGATGGAGCGCGAGTCGTTCGAGAACGACGCGATCGCGGCGCGCATGAACGAGCTCTTCGTGAACGTGAAGGTCGATCGCGAGGAGCGGCCGGATCTCGATCAGGTCTACCAGCTCGTCGTGCAGCTCATGGGCCGGAGCGGAGGCTGGCCGCTCACCGTGTTCCTGACGCCGGATCAAAAGCCGTTCTTCGCCGGAACGTACTTCCCGCCGGCGGACAAGTACGGCGTGCCCGGCTTCCCGGCGATCCTCGAGGCCGTCGCTGACGCGTACAAGCGGCGCCGCGGCGAGGTGCTCGCGCAGGCCGGCGAGATCACGCAGGAGATCACGCGCGTCGGCGCACTGCCCGAGGGCGAGGGTGCGCTCGGGCAAGACCTCTTGCGCAAGGCGTGCCGGCGTCTGCTCGCGCGCTTCGACAGCCACAACGGCGGCTTCGGCGCGCGGCCCAAGTTCCCGAACACGATGTCGCTCGACGTGCTCTTGCTGCGCGGCACGCTGGAGGGCGACGCGGTTTCGAAGGAGAGCGTGGAGCTCGCGCTCGACAAGATGCAGAAGGGCGGGATCTGGGACCACCTGCGCGGTGGCTTCCACCGCTACTCGACAGACGCGCGCTGGCTCGTGCCGCACTTCGAGAAGATGCTCTACGACAACGCGCTGCTCTTGCGCCTCTACGTCGATGGCCACCGCGCGCTCGGAAACCCGCGCTTCGCCGATACGGCGCGCGCGCTCGTCGCGTACCTCTTCGCCGAGATGCGTGACGCGTCGGGCGCGTTTTACGCGACGCAGGACGCGGACTCCGAGGGCCAAGAAGGAAAGTTTTTCGTGTGGAAGCTCGGCGATCTACGCGCGGCCGTGGGCGACGATCACGAGGCGTACGAGGTCGCGCGGGTCCACTTCGGCATCACGGAAGAAGGCAACTTCGAGGAGACGGGCGCGACGGTGCTCTCGGAGGTGCGCTCGATCGAACGGACGGCCGCGATCGTGGATCTCGCGCCCGACACCGCGAAGAGCGCGCTCGAACGGGCGAGGACGAAGATGCTCGCGGCGCGGGAGAAGCGGCCGCGACCGACACGCGACGACAAGATCCTCGCGAGCTGGAACGCACTGCTCATCGGCGCGCTCGCCGAGGCCGGCCGTGCGCTCGACGAGCCCTCGTGGATCGGCGCAGCAGAGGTCGCGTTCGCGGCGATCGAGGAGCGGCTCGTGCGGGACGGGCGCGTGCGCCGGTACTACATGCCGGGCGAGAACGAGGCGCCGGAGGAGCGGCGCGGCTTCCTCGACGATCAAGCGTACGTCGGCAGGGCCGCGCTCGATCTCTACGAAGCCACGGGCAACCCGCGGTACGTGGCGGTGGCGCGCGCGATCGCCGACGCGATGATCAAGCATCACGAGGACACGCGCGAAGGCGGCTTCTTCTTCGCGCCCGACGACGGGGATGCTCTCATCGCCCGCACGAAGGACGTCTTTGATCAGGCCGTGCCGTCGGGCGCATCCATGGCCGCGGAGCTTTGCCTGCGACTCGGCGAGATCACGGACGAACGGTTCGCCGCGCACGGGCGGCGGCAGATCGAGCCGATCGGCCCCACCGCGATCGACAACCCGCTCGGCCTCGGAAAGGCCGTCGCCGTGCTCGATCGGCTCGTGCGTGGGACGGTGGACGTGGTGCTCGTGGGCGATCCGTCGGGCGAACGGGCACAGGCGTTCGCGAAGGCGGTGTTCCGCCGCTTCTTGCCGCACAGGAACGTGGTGTGGGTGGACCCGCGCCGGCCGGAGACGGCCGAGGCCGTCAAGGTGCTCGCCGAGGGCAAGGGCGCGCGGGGCGACGACACCGTGGCGTACGTTTGTCGGAATCGAACCTGCTCGGCGCCCGTGTCGGACGTGGCGGCGCTCGAAGCGCTGCTCGACAGGGGATGA
- a CDS encoding acyl carrier protein, whose product MNQKRDLLEMFKTVAARVDKRPFPNVTPASKISELGIDSLSVMQIVGELETELGIVIPDEDLVELTTVGDLCKKVEDRLAAGG is encoded by the coding sequence ATGAACCAGAAGCGCGATCTGCTCGAGATGTTCAAGACCGTGGCCGCGCGCGTCGACAAGCGCCCCTTCCCGAACGTGACGCCTGCGTCCAAGATCAGCGAGCTCGGCATCGACTCGCTCTCCGTGATGCAGATCGTCGGGGAGCTCGAGACCGAGCTCGGGATCGTGATCCCGGACGAGGACCTCGTCGAGCTCACCACGGTCGGCGATCTCTGCAAGAAGGTGGAGGACCGGCTCGCCGCCGGCGGCTGA